The DNA region CGGCTCAAACCTTTGGCATTGAACCCCGGATTGCCATGCTCTCCTACTCCACCGGAGATTCCGGTCAGGGAGAAGATGTGGATAAGGTGAAAACTGCAACTCGACGGGTACAAGAACTGCGTCCCGATCTGAAAATTGCTGGCCCCATCCAGTATGATGCCGCCGTTGATGAAAGCGTCGCCAGAACCAAACTGCCGAACAATGAAGTCGCCGGACACGCCACCGTGTTCATCTTCCCCGACTTGAACACCGGAAATAACACCTACAAAGCCGTCCAGCGATCGGCCAATGCCGTGGCGATCGGTCCCGTTCTGCAAGGCTTAAAAAAACCCGTCAATGACCTCAGTCGCGGCTGTACGGTTCCAGACATTGTCAATACCGTGGCAATTACAGCAATTCAGGCACAGGCGGTGAAGCAGGGTGGATATTGAACGGCTTTCGCGAACCTGAGCCGCATGGTGGCTTCTGAAAATATTCGGAAAGATTCGGGCTAACCAGTCTCAGTGGCATTTTATACTGAAGCAATCTAGCTAGTCGTCCCTGAAAAACTTCCTTGATTTTGGGGTTCCTACCTATCAAGCCCCACTGAATAAGGGCTTTAGAAGCCAAATCCTACCAACCGCAATTCGGGCAATACGTCTGAATCGGCGTTTCAAACCCTTATAGCAGGAGCCATTTTCCCAGATTTTGCAGGGACTTGAGCACTTTCTTGCAATTTCAAACGGTGTTTCAGAGGCTGAAAGCCTTGATTCTAAAGGGCTAATGAGGTTTTTCAGGGACAACTAGCTAATCCAGTGGACTCCGAACCCCCCTGCCACCCCGGTTGAGTACATGGGTGTAAATCATGGTTGTCTTCACATCCTTGTGGCCCAGCAACTCCTGCACCGTGCGGATATCGTAGCCATTTTGCAGCAGATGGGTGGCAAAGCTATGTCGAAACGTATGACAATTGACCCGCTTTTCAATGCCCGCGGCTCGTGTTGCTTGCTTCACAGCTCGTTGCACGCCAGTTTCATGCAAATGATGGCGACGCACAACGCCGCTGCGTGGATCGCGAGAAAGCCCAAAGGAGGGGAAGACAAACTGCCAAATCCAGTCTCGGTCAGCGTTGGGATATTTGCGATCGAGGGCAAAGGGCAGGTATACAGAACCGTAACCAGCCTCCAGATCTAACTGATGGAGCCGTTTAACCCCTTGCAAATGCTGCTTCAATCGCTCAATCAAACACTCAGGCAATGTCGTGATCCGGCTTTCCGCGCCTTTTGTATCGCGAATAATAATTTGCCGCTGAGCGAAATCCAAATCTTTTACCCGTAGCCGTAACCCCTCTGTCAACCGCAAACCACTGCCATAGAGCACCTGAATCACCAGACGATAAACCCCAGATAACTGCTCAATCACCGCCAGCACTTCCTCCCTGGTCAGCACCGTTGGTAAATAGCGGGAACGCTTTGCCCTCAAAGCGTCTAACGGCTCTTCAAACGGCTGGTTTAGAACATAGCGATATAAGAACAGCAGGGCACTGAGCGCCTGATTTTGGGTAGAGGCCGCCACCTGTTCCTCGACCGCCAGATGACTGAGAAACGCTTCCATTTCAGCCTTGCCCATCTCTCTGGGATGGCGCTTGTTGTGGAAGAGAATGTAACGCCGAATCCAATAGACGTAACTCTCTTCCGTTCGATACGAATAGTGCTTAATGCGAATCGCCTCCCGAACCTGATCCAGGAGTTTTTTGGGCGGTGCGGCCATTGGTAGATACCCAGGAATTACTGAAGTGGATGTGCACTAAATAGTACATCTGTTTCTGTATAATTTCTTAAGCTTTGCGGAAGTTTTAACTTCTACCTGTTTGGCAGAGATATTCTATGGCTAGCATCTGTCTAAACCCCGATTTCGGGATCTTAGGCAGACGGAATCGGTCTAACCCTCTGTTTGAGGATCTTAGGCAGACGGAATCGGTCTAACTCACCAAATCAGGGAAATAGGCAGACGGGATCTGTCTAACCGCCCCGGTTGGGATCTTAGGCAGACGCCAGTCAGTCTAAACACCTGTTTGAGGATCTTAGGCAGACGATCCTCTGTCTATCTAGCCAAATCAGGGGGATAGGCAGATGGGATCTGTCTAAATAAGAGTTAGCTAGCTCCGCCGCCAGACCTTGCACTCGTTCTTCAGCGGGATTGGTCAGCCCGAAACCGCTCAGAAGCTTGTCAGGCAAGGCCGTCATTTGAGTCCTGTTGGTGGTTGCGAAAGCGCCCAGCAGGGTGTCGGTGAGGGCCGTAGCGAGGGGCGATCGGTGATCCCGAAACCGCCCAGGAGATTGTGAGTGAGGCGTGGTTAGGGGGCGATCAGTGCGTCGCTGAGCTAACAACGCTGTTGCAACGGATTGGTGAGTTCTGGCTGTAGGGGAGCAAGGTTGATCTGCAACCGCTGAACAGCAACGTTAGCTAGCTCCGCCGCCAGACCTTGCACTCGTGCTTCAGCGTGATCGGTCAGCCCGAAACCGCCCAAAAAGTTGTCAGTCGAGGCCGTGGTTTGCGGGTTAGCTGTGATTGCGAAAGCACCCAGACAATGGTTAGTGAGGGCCATAGCGAGGGGCGATCGGTGATCCCGAAACCGCCCAGGAGATTGGGGGTGAGGCGTGGTTAGGGGGCGATCAGTGCGTCGCTGAGCTAACAACGCTGTTGCAACGGATTGGTGAGTTCTGGCTGTAGGGGAGCAAGGTTGATCTGCAACCGCTGAACAGCACCGTTAGCTAGCTCCGCCGCCAGACCTTGCACTCGTTCTTCAGCGGGATTGGTCAGCCCGAAACCGCTCAGAAGCTTGTCAGTCGAGGCCGTGGTTTGCGGGTTAGCTGTGATTGCGAAAGCACCCAGACAATGGTTAGTGAGAGCCATAGCGAGGGGCGATCGGTGATCCCGAAACCGGCCAGGAGATTGTGAGTGAGGCGTGGTTGAAGGTCGATCAGTGCGTCGCTGAGCTAACAACGCTGTTGCAACGGATTGGTGAGCGATCGTGGCTGCGTTTGATAGCTTTTGCAACCGCTGAACAGCAACGTTAGACCTCTTAAGTATCGGTTACGGCAGATATTTGAAGGCATCGGTAA from Leptodesmis sichuanensis A121 includes:
- a CDS encoding integron integrase encodes the protein MAAPPKKLLDQVREAIRIKHYSYRTEESYVYWIRRYILFHNKRHPREMGKAEMEAFLSHLAVEEQVAASTQNQALSALLFLYRYVLNQPFEEPLDALRAKRSRYLPTVLTREEVLAVIEQLSGVYRLVIQVLYGSGLRLTEGLRLRVKDLDFAQRQIIIRDTKGAESRITTLPECLIERLKQHLQGVKRLHQLDLEAGYGSVYLPFALDRKYPNADRDWIWQFVFPSFGLSRDPRSGVVRRHHLHETGVQRAVKQATRAAGIEKRVNCHTFRHSFATHLLQNGYDIRTVQELLGHKDVKTTMIYTHVLNRGGRGVRSPLD